One Gelria sp. Kuro-4 DNA segment encodes these proteins:
- a CDS encoding lipopolysaccharide assembly LapA domain-containing protein produces the protein MLILVVALLCALLVAVFAVQNSGPVAVSFFTWQFEMSLVLIILGAAALGAVAVFLLGSVRLLRQGRRLKEAAQRAERLEAELAKLTAPAQGENGPAAGDAAERNPSA, from the coding sequence GTGCTTATCTTGGTGGTGGCGCTGCTTTGCGCCCTGCTGGTGGCCGTTTTCGCCGTCCAGAACTCCGGGCCGGTGGCCGTGAGCTTTTTTACCTGGCAGTTTGAGATGTCCCTGGTGCTCATTATTCTGGGCGCAGCTGCCCTGGGGGCGGTTGCGGTTTTCCTTTTAGGTAGCGTACGGCTGCTGCGGCAGGGGCGGCGGCTCAAGGAGGCCGCGCAGCGGGCCGAGCGGCTGGAAGCTGAGTTGGCGAAGCTCACGGCACCGGCCCAGGGCGAGAACGGGCCGGCAGCCGGCGACGCTGCTGAAAGGAACCCGTCCGCGTGA
- a CDS encoding VWA domain-containing protein, which produces MIQSKEDWRPLGLLLAQALQGPAVRLGESTVISRSVHVIEVERPQEVKVVLAADAGQVFYGRGRPGTVYHVDTFHALGRVNHRAIAAAVKAAVVSSAGVEAAVRLLDHMDLQTGTGGGRLSGSLAYGRKASVRRAHANHVHIAAQLEEEAFPVLVPVVAAVEQAILKEGLEIRKIERIVVDATPQGAGPKADLSPYASTTDSLLKENREPRGDGTTPQQGRQRQGLEGVEEALGLSRETLPPQELLRLLRSLPWGPGAAAQHARRWGDLEHTLAALEGRRLVRRERGRLVLTAEGRRLADFLEEHLPELESYFRQLLRRVIREDKGRTPAGGREAVGNARPQRPVALAPEPGGARELDLPATVLAAARRWLQGRERPRAFTSSDLVYTAPKRRRQRRIVLVLDSSASMAGDRLRAARFLAEHLVLATRDKVAVIPFQEQDVLVPGGFTGHLETIERQLLALKAYGLTPLAKALRETIAFVRGNRVRRPFIVLITDGIPTVPLAAGDPAQDALEVAREMARLRLELTCIGLDPNRRFLEELCHRAGGRLHIIEEMEPGTLARLVHKELVQQR; this is translated from the coding sequence ATGATACAGAGTAAAGAAGACTGGCGGCCCCTGGGCCTGCTCCTGGCCCAAGCGCTGCAGGGCCCGGCGGTGCGCCTGGGCGAGAGCACGGTGATCAGCCGTTCCGTTCACGTTATCGAGGTGGAGCGGCCGCAAGAGGTCAAAGTGGTCTTGGCGGCCGACGCGGGGCAGGTTTTTTATGGCCGGGGGAGGCCGGGCACGGTTTACCATGTGGACACCTTTCACGCCCTCGGGAGGGTGAACCACCGCGCGATTGCAGCCGCCGTTAAAGCGGCGGTTGTTTCTTCGGCCGGGGTGGAGGCGGCCGTCCGCCTTCTCGACCACATGGACCTGCAAACCGGGACGGGTGGCGGTCGCCTTTCGGGAAGCCTGGCCTATGGGCGCAAGGCATCGGTGCGGCGGGCGCACGCCAACCATGTGCACATCGCCGCGCAGCTGGAAGAAGAGGCATTTCCCGTGCTGGTTCCGGTGGTGGCGGCGGTGGAGCAGGCGATCCTAAAAGAGGGACTGGAAATCCGCAAGATTGAAAGGATAGTCGTCGATGCGACACCCCAGGGGGCGGGGCCCAAGGCGGATCTTTCTCCGTATGCCAGTACCACCGACTCCCTGCTCAAAGAAAACCGGGAACCGAGGGGCGATGGAACAACCCCACAGCAGGGCCGCCAGAGGCAAGGACTGGAAGGCGTAGAGGAGGCTCTCGGCCTGTCCCGCGAAACCCTGCCGCCACAGGAGCTGCTGCGGCTCTTAAGGAGCCTGCCCTGGGGACCGGGGGCGGCCGCCCAGCACGCCAGGCGTTGGGGTGACTTGGAGCATACCCTGGCCGCTCTGGAGGGAAGGCGCCTGGTGCGGCGGGAACGCGGGCGCCTGGTGCTTACAGCCGAAGGCAGGCGCCTGGCGGATTTTCTGGAGGAACACCTGCCCGAGCTGGAAAGCTACTTTCGCCAACTGTTGCGCCGTGTGATCCGGGAAGACAAGGGACGAACGCCGGCGGGGGGAAGGGAGGCAGTGGGAAACGCCCGGCCCCAGCGGCCGGTGGCGCTTGCCCCGGAGCCGGGAGGGGCGCGGGAGCTGGATCTTCCGGCCACGGTCTTGGCGGCGGCCCGCCGCTGGCTCCAGGGCAGGGAGCGGCCCCGAGCGTTTACCTCCTCCGACCTGGTGTACACCGCCCCCAAGCGCCGGCGGCAACGCCGCATTGTCCTGGTCCTCGACAGCAGCGCCAGCATGGCCGGGGACCGCCTGCGGGCCGCCCGCTTTCTGGCGGAACACCTGGTTTTGGCCACGCGCGATAAAGTGGCCGTCATCCCCTTTCAGGAGCAGGACGTTTTAGTACCAGGCGGCTTTACCGGTCACCTGGAAACAATAGAAAGGCAGCTCCTTGCCCTCAAAGCGTACGGGCTTACACCTCTGGCCAAGGCCCTGCGTGAAACCATAGCCTTTGTCCGCGGCAACCGGGTGCGGCGCCCTTTCATTGTGCTGATCACCGACGGCATACCAACGGTGCCCCTGGCCGCCGGCGACCCGGCGCAGGATGCCTTGGAGGTAGCCCGGGAAATGGCCCGGCTGAGGCTGGAGCTGACCTGCATCGGGCTCGACCCCAACCGCCGTTTCCTGGAGGAATTGTGCCACCGTGCCGGCGGCCGCCTCCACATCATCGAGGAAATGGAGCCTGGTACGCTCGCCCGCCTGGTGCACAAGGAACTGGTGCAGCAGAGGTGA
- a CDS encoding magnesium chelatase, which translates to MHTYTSLVRHAGNEELFLFAELSILGLARGWPVHVHVEGLRGTGKTTILRAARAILPPLTRIRGCPYNCDPLAPHCPLHAGLSREEIAALGTETIPAPFLEISHAAKIGTVVGTLDLKRLTDADHPEAALLPGTLPQAHRGVVFVDEINRLADTAPELTDILLDVMGTKPGRVQIEENGLPPVAVPLQVSVWATSNPDEDPGPLADIRRQLSDRFDFVVQMGRPGRPEEILAILNAGLTTSSPWRTEGQDGERTRWLTGRAARLDRLALEGGILAQLADLYLRHHLESLRAVEALKLGALLHAAWRGAGAVEACDVAAVAAAALRHRTRAEDLRAVLAYLEQPSASEGIEAAGVLAEKGRATRAAPMQSRPQAAEALRRTWKQGPRWWWSLQDRWRQLLGARGAGRGSGGGGQGGGPRGEGGGRFPNPLDLPLVAPPRPARPLTELETEEAVTVIEGKAGSTNDTE; encoded by the coding sequence TTGCACACTTATACTTCTCTGGTGCGCCACGCCGGGAACGAGGAGCTTTTCCTTTTTGCCGAGCTGAGCATTCTGGGGCTCGCCAGGGGGTGGCCGGTGCACGTGCATGTCGAGGGCCTGCGCGGTACCGGAAAGACGACCATTCTGCGGGCGGCCCGTGCCATCCTGCCGCCCTTGACGCGAATCAGGGGTTGTCCCTACAACTGTGACCCACTGGCTCCCCACTGTCCCTTGCATGCCGGTTTGAGCCGGGAGGAAATCGCTGCGCTGGGGACGGAAACCATCCCGGCACCCTTTCTCGAGATTTCCCACGCCGCTAAAATCGGCACGGTGGTAGGCACCTTGGACTTAAAACGCCTGACCGACGCCGATCACCCTGAAGCGGCGCTTCTGCCCGGGACGTTGCCCCAGGCGCACCGCGGCGTCGTTTTCGTGGACGAAATCAACCGCTTGGCTGACACGGCGCCGGAGCTGACGGACATTCTCTTAGACGTGATGGGCACGAAGCCCGGGCGGGTGCAGATAGAAGAAAACGGCCTGCCGCCGGTCGCCGTGCCGTTGCAGGTGAGCGTGTGGGCCACTTCAAACCCCGATGAGGACCCAGGGCCCCTGGCAGACATCCGGCGCCAGCTGTCCGATCGCTTCGACTTTGTCGTACAGATGGGGCGTCCCGGGAGGCCGGAAGAAATCCTGGCGATTCTGAACGCGGGGCTGACAACAAGCTCCCCCTGGAGAACCGAAGGGCAGGACGGAGAGCGGACCCGCTGGCTGACCGGCCGGGCAGCGCGGCTCGACCGGCTGGCGCTGGAAGGGGGGATCCTCGCCCAACTAGCCGACCTTTACCTGCGCCATCACCTCGAAAGCCTGCGGGCGGTGGAGGCGCTGAAGCTGGGAGCGCTCCTTCATGCCGCCTGGCGGGGTGCCGGGGCGGTGGAGGCGTGCGATGTGGCGGCGGTGGCTGCGGCGGCGCTTAGGCACCGCACGCGGGCAGAGGACCTCCGTGCCGTTCTGGCCTATCTTGAACAACCATCGGCGTCAGAAGGGATAGAGGCGGCAGGGGTCTTGGCGGAAAAAGGGCGCGCAACGCGCGCCGCTCCAATGCAGTCCCGGCCGCAGGCGGCGGAAGCGCTGAGACGGACGTGGAAGCAGGGCCCGCGCTGGTGGTGGTCGCTGCAGGACCGCTGGCGGCAGCTCCTGGGCGCGCGTGGTGCAGGGCGCGGGTCGGGAGGGGGTGGGCAGGGCGGTGGCCCAAGAGGAGAAGGCGGCGGGCGCTTTCCTAACCCGTTGGACCTGCCGCTGGTGGCCCCGCCCCGGCCGGCCCGGCCGTTGACGGAGCTGGAGACAGAAGAAGCCGTTACGGTCATTGAGGGGAAGGCCGGGAGCACAAATGATACAGAGTAA
- the secF gene encoding protein translocase subunit SecF: protein MRIDFMGRSKLWIALSALVILIGLAALFLRGLNLGIDFEGGTLLQLRFEKTPTTNEIRTALADYGLQKSGVQLSGGNTALIRTRDLSDQERQNVLTGLKTKLGNYEILRVEKVGAVVSQELRNNAFLALTIASLLMLVYITLRFEFKFAVAGILALIHDVLITVGLFALFQVEIDSTFVAAILTIVGYSINDTIVVFDRIRENLKKRRKEPLAELVNTSIRETLTRSINTSLTTLFTVLALLFFGGETTKVFALAIFIGLTSGTYSSIFIASPIWYLWRRGELDHGTPAAARS, encoded by the coding sequence ATGCGGATAGATTTTATGGGCCGCAGTAAGCTATGGATTGCGCTTTCCGCTTTAGTGATCCTGATTGGCCTGGCTGCCCTCTTCCTGCGTGGGTTGAACCTGGGAATCGATTTCGAGGGCGGTACCTTGCTGCAGCTGCGCTTTGAAAAAACGCCGACCACCAACGAGATACGGACGGCCCTGGCGGATTACGGCCTGCAAAAGAGCGGGGTCCAGCTGTCGGGTGGCAACACCGCGCTGATTCGTACGCGCGACCTCAGCGACCAGGAACGCCAAAATGTGCTGACGGGCTTGAAGACGAAGCTCGGCAATTACGAGATCCTGCGGGTGGAAAAAGTCGGGGCGGTTGTCAGCCAAGAGCTGCGTAACAACGCCTTCTTGGCCCTGACCATCGCCTCGCTCCTGATGCTGGTCTACATCACGCTCCGGTTTGAGTTTAAGTTTGCTGTTGCCGGGATCCTGGCGCTGATCCACGATGTCTTGATTACTGTAGGGCTCTTCGCCCTTTTCCAGGTGGAGATAGACAGCACCTTTGTGGCAGCCATCCTTACGATTGTGGGTTACTCGATCAACGACACCATCGTGGTGTTCGACCGCATTCGCGAGAACCTCAAGAAGCGCCGTAAGGAACCCCTGGCCGAGCTGGTGAATACCAGTATTCGCGAAACCCTGACGCGCTCCATCAACACCTCACTGACCACCTTGTTTACGGTGCTGGCGCTGCTCTTCTTCGGCGGCGAGACAACCAAGGTCTTCGCGCTGGCCATCTTTATCGGGCTGACCAGCGGAACCTATTCTTCCATCTTTATAGCCTCACCCATTTGGTACCTGTGGCGTCGGGGCGAGCTGGACCATGGCACCCCAGCCGCAGCCAGAAGCTAA